From the Odocoileus virginianus isolate 20LAN1187 ecotype Illinois chromosome 20, Ovbor_1.2, whole genome shotgun sequence genome, the window gtcgggtctgactctgtgaccccgtggactgcagcctgccaggctcctctgtccatgggctttcccaggcgagaatcctCAGGatgggggttgccatgccctcctccaggggatcctctggacccagggatggaacccgcgtctcctatGCCTCCTGCGTGGGCAGCTGGgttcccagggaagccccgtcaGTCTCCCCGGCTCCCTTGTTTGTCAGAACAAAGGAGGGAGCCCGCACACAGCGGTTCCCAGACCAGACCGGCGGGTGGGgcagagtggggggtgggggggccctcGTTCTCCTCCCTTTACTCACCAGGGGCTCTCCACAGGTCTGGGATCCCCAGGGTCGTCTGCTCCTTCCGGCCTCTGTCAGCCCTCGGGGGAGGCCGGAGCGCTGCAAGGGGCGGGGGAGCAAGACCAGGAGGCCGTTAGGGGCGAGGACACACAGAGCCGGTGGTCCCGGGCGGGGGGCGCGGCTCTGACCGACAGACACCTGCCCGCTTACCCCCACCTGTGCcggaggagactcctgagagcccctcagactgcaaggtcaaaccagtccatcctaaaggaaatcaaccccgaacattcattggaaggaccaatgctgaggctgaagctccagtactttggccacctgatgcgaagagctgactcattggaaaagaccctgatgctgggaaagatgcccgctgtgagggtgggaggagaagggggcggcggaggctgagatggttggatggcatcactgactcgatggacaggagtttgagcaagctccgggagttggtgatggacagggaggcctggcgtgctgcggtccatggggtcgcaaagagtcggacacgacgcagcgactgaacaacaaacaaggCGTAGGTGGCAGAACTGGGCCTTGAGCCCACCTATCTGCAGACAAACCTCACGTTTCTGCCACACTTTGCATCACAGGGATCTTGGTTCCTGACCAACTTAACCGTCCCCAGAGCACGTCTCCGGGTGCCCGGCAAGCACCCAGTGAAGATGCGGGGAGGGGGTCGGGTACACAGGACGGAGGGTCGTGGCAGGAAGTGCTCCAGTCTGCCTGATCCTCACACAGTGTGGGGACGGCGTTATGCCCGCTGTCACAGGCCGGGGAGCCGAGGCGTGGAGGCTTGAAGGCTGCACACCCGCCCCTGGGGGTAGAGCCGGGGCTCGAAGCCAGCGCTCTGGCTCCGGGATCCAAGCACACATGACTTCCCTAGACTAACCCCCAAGACCGCTCTGGAAATCAAGCCGATGGACTTTGGGGGCAGTAAGGCTGGGAGTTTACGGTTGCAAACACTCGGCTCACAGGTGCCAGGCAGGGATGGAGGGTCACTCACCGGGACCCAGGAGGTAGCCGGCACTGTTGAGGGTCCAGCCTCCTCGCCCCTAGACAGAGACGAGAGAGACCAGGCTCAGAGAGATGGGAAGCACGCTCCGCGCGTCCGCTCTGGGAGGCGGTTTGGCTTAGTCTGCATTTCCCCAGTGGCTCGGCCAGAAATAAgccgcctgcggtgcaggagacctaagagtcgcaggttcagtctctgtgtcgggaagatcacaggttcaacccctgggtcgggaagatcccctggaggagggcatggcatcccactccaggattcttgcctggagaatcccacggacagaggagactggtgggctacagtccatggggtcgcaaagagtcagacaggactgagtaactaaaaCAACCATGTTTATTTTATCGTGGGCTTACTCTATGCCAGTGTGGGTTCCGAGGAGGACTGGGTACGTGATGTAGGGAGTCCACTGCAAAATGCAAATACAGGGCCCCTTCAGGTGACTCTGCGCTTGCTACAGCGCTGAAAGTTTACATTGTCGGGAAGctctgccttggaaggcagcTTTGGGCATCTCTGGGCCAGTGCTAATCATTagggtgtttttgctttggataAGCTGAGCCCTGACTCCCGGTATTCCACCTGTGATCTGTTCTaacctgcccccccccacccccgccctggaCCAGGGTGATGAAGTCagtctttcttctcttatttaagaaaaaacaatttttaaaaaaaatttttggctgcattgtgtggcatcttagttcccagaccagggatcgaacctgcaccccgtgcgttggaagcacagagtcttcaccactggaccgccagggaaatccctcttcTTGTGCTCCCACAACTTGTCCCCCAGTTCCTGGCCCTGCCAGGAGAGTCAGAGTGCCCTCCGCGGGAGCGCGGTGACAGGTGTGTAGTGACAGGCGGGTCTCACCTGGTGGATGGGGGCAGAGGCCGGAGTCTCGGCCAGGCTGAGGAGGACCGCAAGAAGGAGCAGACGGACCGACGGAGGCATCTCAGGGCTGGAGGGCTGGGCGCTGCGGAATGCTGCAGAGAAAGGGCAGAGGGTTTATCTCCTTATTTTGTAGCTTGGTTGGAGTATAACTgataagcaaaaaaagaaaaaaagaaagatgccgCACTTAAGTGCGTCTgaggccctggtggctcagatgtaaagtatctgcctgcgatgcgggagacccaggttcgatccccgggtcagatagatcccctggagaaggaaatggcaacccactccaggactcttgcctggaaaagccgatggacaggggagtccatggggtcacaaagagtcggacacgactgagagacttcaccttcacttttcacctaagtgggcttcctggtagctcagatggtagagaatctgcctgaaatgtgagagaccagggttcgatccttaggttggaaagatcccttggagaggggaatgggtactcactccagtattcttgcctggagagtcccatggatagaggagcctggcatgctacagtccctggggtcacaaagtgaacacagctgagcaacgaACACACACGTCACTTCAcctgtaagtgaaatcatacagtacttatcttcctctgtctctcaATATACTGTAAAGTGCAGGATATCCTATTGTCGACTGAAGGCTCATCTCTGCATTTTTGGTCATAAATACACAATCAAGAATGAAAATGAACACTTCTGAATTTTTTGAAGTTTACATGGAGCACATTTCTTTAAGTAAAATGAGAGTTGTTGGAGGGAGAATGCCCCAGTAAGTAACAGGATATTCAGCACGTAgaatgtaagtgtgtgtgtaagtgtgaaagtcgctcagtcgtgtctgactctttgcgaccccatggactacacagtccatggaattctccagaccagaatactggagcgggtaggtgttcacttctccaggggatcttcccaacccagggatcaaacccaggtctcctgcatggcaggcggattctttaccagctgagccacaggggaagcccaagaatactggagtgggcagcctatcccttctccaggggatctttccgacccaggaatcaagccgggatctcctgcattgcaggcggattctctccCAACTGATACATAGTACATAATACGCAGAATATGCCCCTCCAAAGCCCGCAGTGCATGAGTGACCCAAGTTTGAGAACCAGAGAGGCATGGATTGAGAGGGTGACTGACAGGGATAACACCACCACgggtaaaatagacagctagtgggggCTGCTCTGTAACACAGGGGGCtcaagccagtgctctgtgatggcctagaggcgaggatgggggcggggtgggaggaaggctcaagactctgtgtgaccccatggactgcagcccaccaggctccactgtccatgggggtctccaggcaagaatgcccaagtgggcagccactcccttccccaggggatcttcccgacctggggatcgaagccaggtctcctgcattgcaggcgggttctttagcgTCTGGGCCACCGGCGAAGCCCTAGCTAGCCAGTgggaagctcagcttggtgccctgtgatgacctgaggggtgggatgcggGCGGGATGGGAGGAAGGCTAAGAGGGAGGCGATCTCTGTTACACGTGTAGCTGACTGCCGTCACCGCCCGGCAGAAACCCACACAACCTTGTGAAGCGGTCCTCCTCCAAACAAAAACCAGGGCCACAGACCACCAAGCCTCCCCCTCCGCTCTCTGACCCGCCCGCAGCCCTGAAACGCCTCCTCCTCACTGCGGCCCCAGCCCCAGTCTgggcctcccagcccctccccagcctcacctGCGCCCCGCCCCACCGCCCCTGTCCCCTTCTCCGCATCCTCTCCCGCCTGCATCTCCGTCCTCCCAGGGCCAGCCTCCCCGCCCCGGTCTCACCTCGCTGAGCGGGCAGGCCTCGCCAGCTCTCTCGCGTCGGGCCGGTCTGGGTCCCAGCTCCCGAGAGGCTCCAGCTTTTAAGCCCGAGGAGGAGAGGCGGGCGGAGGGAAGGGGGAGGCGACTAGACGGGGAGAGGGCGTGGGGGGAGAAAGGGGGAGCGGAGCGCCCGCCCCCAGGAAGGGGTTTCTCAGGTCAGGACAAGGATGCTTCCCGGAAGGAAGTTTTCTCGGCCCCACTTTCCCCCGCAGACCCCGCAACCCGAGGTGTTTGCTCCGCATTTATCGAAGGACGCCCAGCCCACCTCCGCCCGGCGTCGgcgttggggggcagggggcggtggcggggctgggggaggcggggCATTCTCGGTTCTTTGCACGCCCTTGACTTCTCTCCACCTGCCGCCGCTGTTCCAAGCTCTCCTGCtgcgcccctttctcctctcctgcccGGGGCACCTGGGCCCCCTGTTTCCTTGTTTGTGGAGCGTCTCTCCTCGCCACACACCGGGAAATAAGCTCAGTGCGGGCCGGGGGCGGCGGGGCCCGGGGATGGGGGCGGTTACGTCCTGCTCATCCCGGAGTCGCTAGCACGGGTCGCTCAGCCAGGCAGACACGGCTCGGAGGCCCGTCCGCGCGTCCTGACCCGGGAGGGCGCTTCCGCATCCAGTGGGTGGAGGCCAAGGATGCTCCATCCTCCGGGGCAGAGGACATCCCTCCCCAGCAAagaaccactggacccccagtgTCCACAGTACATGGATGGGGAACCCTGCGGCAGCCCCTAAAACGGTCCCCAGAACTGAACAAATAGTTACTGCATGAGCAAATGaagggtgtgtgtgagtgcgcGCGCTTGATCTCTCTCCCGCTTCGTGTCGCTTCCTCCGTTCATCTGTGcccttctctgcctctgggcCCCGGGACAGCAGCAGTTTTCCAGAGGAAAGAGCCGGGAATCAAAGGGGAGGGGCCCGGCCCGCTGGCTTTGCGCCGGGGGCTTCCGGCCGTCCGGGGGTGCTCGCGGGACTCGGTGTCCTGTCTCCGTGATGAAGAGCCCGGGGTCAGCCGGGACTCGGGGATCTCTGCTCCAGGTCCTCATCTCTACcccagccctcccacccccactgcagACCCTTCTGGACTGCCATCCCCGTCTGCCTCGCGGCTCAGGCTTTACCGACCGAGCTAGGGGACCACTCTTCTTAAAAGGAAGACCCCCGGCggggaggagagtgagaaatAGCATCTGGAGGCCTCGAGCGCGCCTCCCCCACCTggctccctctcccctcttcctggcttccttcccttctcatctgggggtgggggggggggtgttcggATGGAAGAAAGTGACAAGGAGGTGTAAATGGCTTTGCTGGGAAACAGCAGGAGCCGGGGAGGCTGGCGAGGACAGACCGGCTGAATGGAACCTGGAGGAGGTGACCCGGAGCCTGGCGGACCGCTTCTCCGGGTGACCAGCACGTGAAAAGTGACGCTATGGGGTCTGCATCTCACGCAGACAAAACTCACATGATGTGGGGCACATGTCACCTTCTTGACACTTCTGTGACACAGCCGGACGTCTGTCTTGAGCCCGCATCCTTCCCTGTTACTTGGAAATGCGGAGACGGGCACCTCGGCCCGAGGTGAGCGCTGCAGTGGTCTGCCCGGCATTTACTGGGCTCCTACAGGTGATGAGGGGGCTGGGTTTTgtctgcgtgctcagtcgcttcagtcgtgtccgactctttgtggccccgcggactgtagcccaccaggctcctctgtccacgggattctccaggcaggagggcTGGAGcggattgccgtgccctcctcaagggggtcttcctgacccagggatcaaacccatgtctcttgtggctcctgcattggcaggcgaattctttaccgctgatccacctgggaagccttttctcACATAGATTAACAGAGAAAAGTGCTCTTTGGCGACAGTTTTCAGAAGCATGTCTCTGTACAGATAAGGCTATGAATATGgatttgcatatatacatatatctcgccaagtgaaagtcactcagtccatgggattatccaggccagaatactggagtgggtagcctttcccttctccaggggatcttcccaacccagggatggaacccaggtctcccgccttgcaggcagattctttactggctgagtcacgagggaagccCGTATCTCTCGATCTCTTCCTTTAAACAGCCCCcaagccaaaaaattgatgtttttgaactgcggtgttggagaagacttgagagtcccttggactgcaaggagatccaaccagtccaccctaaaggagatcagtcctgggtgttcattggaaggactgatgctgaagctgaaactccaatactttggccacctcatgagaagagttgactcattggagaagaccctgatgctgggagggattgggggcaggaggagaaggggaagacagaggatgagatggctggatggcatcaccgactcgatggacatgagtttgagtaaactccgggagttggtgatggacagggaggcctggcgtgctgggattcatggggtcgcaaagagtcggacacgactgagcgactgaactgaactgaactgaactgaactgaactgaactgaactgaaccgaacggAAGCCCTAGGAGTTCTTATATCCCCTGCCACCACGAGGGGGAGCCCAAGCCCAGGACGATCAGGCACCTCCCAGAGTGTCCGGCGTCCCTTTGTTATTGTTTGGTGGGTGTGTTTAGAATACCTTGCCTTCTGTGATGGgaaatctagaaaaagaaaaaaaatgttacaaatagaCCTACTTAGAAAACCAGGAGTACACTCACAGATGTAGAGCAAAAACGTACGGTTGgcaaggggcaggggaggagggataagttaggagatGGGgcctaacatatacacactgcaatacataaaataattagtAAGGACCCGCTGGGTTCAGCAGGGGAAACTccgctcaatactctgtaacggCCTATATGATGGGGAAAGAGTCCTAAAAAACAGTGGATATCtgtatatgtatgggcttcccagctggctcagaggtaaagaacccgcctgccaatgaaggagacacaggtttcatccctgggtggggaagatcccctggaggagggaatgacaacccattccagtattcttgtctggagaatcccatggacagaggaggctcacaggctacggtccatggggtcgcaaagagttggacatgactgagcgcctaaacaacagtgtgtgtgtatatacataactggctcactttgctgtacccctgaaaccaacacaacactgtgaatcaactcTATTCCAATACAattcattttaacaaaaaaagaattctttgcaTGAGATTTCCCCTCTTGAAGAATCTTGAGGACCCCAGTCGGGGATTCAGCAGACCTCTAGAACATACTCCTCTAGCATAACTGAGtgccttcccccccaccccccccaacacgGTGAGCAGTGAGAAATCAGCCAAGGGGGGAATCGGGAAGTTGACAACCGCGTGGCAATCAGCCAGCTCACCCTGAACCACCACGGGGTCAAGGAAGGATGCCGGGTGAAGTCAGGAAACACCCTGAGTTAGGCTGGCTGACTCAGACCTCCGCCAAGGCTTCCTCACAGATTACAGCTCCCGCCCCCACCGTCACAGTTAAATTTTCATGAGTGGGGGGCGGTGGCAGGGGCTTATAAGGCCAAGGTTAACGACAGCGACTGGCCCTCAATGCTCTCATCTGGGGGGTGGCAGAGTATGCCAACCTCCTAAGGATGCCACGTTGGTATATTGATTACTCTGAGCCTAAGCACCTGGGAAAAAACACAGAGGCAGCAGGGAGAGacttcctcccccgccccccaccctccacacacacacgcacactttcACTTCTGCTGGGAACACTTACGAAGGTCCAAAGGAACCGTTCATCCACTCCATTTGCTTTCTATCAAGTACTTGAAGAAGTGATACACGAGGATTTAGCCTGCTCCCAACAAATAATATGTTTAAGTGTCTACATTAGGAGGAAGGTGTAAATTGAAAGACCGAGGAAAGAAAATTGCAGCAGGGAACGGGAGGAACTGCTGAACGTTCCGTCCGCCGCCTCCTGCTTCAGCATACTGAGGAAACAGGGAAGTAAAGATGGGGCGGACGGGGTGAGTAGGCTCGGAGGTGGCTGGCTGATAGATGAGAGATAATGGACAGATGATATACAGCTGAAAGAGATGACAGGTAATTGACAGATAATAGATGAGGCgtccctgatgtctcagatggtTAAGGACCCACATAAATGCacgagacacaggagacgtgggtttgatccttaggttgggaagatcccctggagaaaggcatggcaacccactccagtctccttgcctggagaatcccatggactccatTCTCCTTGCcgggacaatcccatggactccagtctccttgccgggagaaccccatggactccagtctccttgccgggagaatcccatggacagaggagcctggcgggctacagtccatggggtcgggttgcaaagagtc encodes:
- the GALP gene encoding galanin-like peptide, giving the protein MPRLPQPRHRPLPPNADAGRSWSLSGAGTQTGPTRESWRGLPAQRAFRSAQPSSPEMPPSVRLLLLAVLLSLAETPASAPIHQGRGGWTLNSAGYLLGPALRPPPRADRGRKEQTTLGIPDLWRAPDGLPYSQSLLASRSLRETVVKAETGDPGVLSKKALKEEDALGS